A section of the Rhipicephalus sanguineus isolate Rsan-2018 chromosome 11, BIME_Rsan_1.4, whole genome shotgun sequence genome encodes:
- the LOC119375149 gene encoding uncharacterized protein LOC119375149: MWCTILAVLGIALVSVVGSLLVNASSLQADSFWATHPWLADEREEENREAMVAAREIVRFAARPMRVNVSLTRTTGRRRTPLTIRTTERPKKAAVKRVHRQPLSPVGPNHVCGRFFYTHCTVLNREAYYSAREGRCLLTTTDAVRVCNRSPNRFASLDACYNSCGRMRGPMADRCFEKTLFADCERQDVWRSWWVFSGEDCVQWSFPRGLCPDDSGSDVAMFANQSACVERCLMSKDIEKNKECRQPKAKSCTEEQLRFPYFADILASGRGHCVKATVENLLMHRCLIGANRFNTVNACQEACERR, from the exons ATGTGGTGCACGATCCTTGCCGTGCTTGGCATTGCGCTGGTGTCGGTCGTCGGCTCGCTCCTGGTGAACGCCAGCTCGTTGCAAGCCGACTCTTTCTGGGCGACACATCCCTGGCTGGCCGACGAGCGGGAGGAGGAGAATCGTGAGGCCATGGTGGCCGCCCGCGAAATTGTGAGATTTGCGGCGAGGCCAATGAGGGTCAACGTGTCTTTGACTAGGACTACGGGGCGACGTCGGACGCCCTTGACCATCCGTACGACCGAGAGGCCCAAGAAAGCCGCCGTGAAAAGGGTGCATCGCCAGCCTCTCAGCCCCGTAGGC CCGAACCATGTGTGCGGTCGCTTCTTCTACACGCACTGCACCGTGCTGAACAGGGAGGCGTACTATAGCGCCCGCGAGGGGCGCTGCTTGCTCACCACAACCGACGCGGTGCGCGTGTGCAACCGATCCCCCAACCGGTTCGCCAGCCTTGACGCGTGCTACAACTCCTGCGGTCGCATGCGCGGACCCATGGCTGATCGGTGCTTTGAGAAGACCTTGTTCGCGGACTGCGAAAG GCAAGACGTGTGGCGCTCATGGTGGGTATTCTCGGGCGAAGACTGCGTTCAGTGGAGCTTTCCGCGCGGCCTGTGTCCGGACGACAGCGGTTCTGACGTGGCCATGTTTGCTAATCAATCTGCCTGCGTGGAGCGGTGCCTAATGTCCAAGGACATCGAAAAGAACAAAGAGTGTCGACAACCGAAGGCGAAGAGCTGCACGGAGGAGCAGCTGCGATTTCCATATTTCGCAGACATCCTGGCGAGTGGCCGCGGACACTGTGTCAAAGCCACTGTGGAGAACCTGCTCATGCACCGGTGCCTCATAGGTGCCAACCGATTCAACACGGTCAACGCTTGTCAAGAGGCATGCGAGCGAAGATAA